From the genome of Endomicrobiales bacterium, one region includes:
- the rplX gene encoding 50S ribosomal protein L24: MLTVKKKDTVVINTGKDKGKKGEVLKVYIETNKVIVSKINFVKRHKKPTQNEPGGIREKEAPVPISNVMLICPKCAKPTRPKFDTLFDGKKVRVCRKCGEMII, from the coding sequence ATGCTAACAGTAAAAAAGAAAGACACGGTAGTAATTAACACAGGAAAAGACAAGGGCAAAAAAGGCGAAGTGCTTAAGGTTTATATAGAAACAAACAAAGTGATAGTTTCCAAAATAAACTTTGTAAAGCGCCATAAAAAACCGACTCAAAACGAACCGGGCGGCATAAGAGAGAAAGAAGCTCCTGTGCCAATTTCAAATGTAATGTTGATATGTCCAAAATGCGCAAAGCCGACAAGGCCAAAGTTTGATACTCTTTTCGACGGGAAAAAAGTACGCGTCTGCAGAAAATGCGGCGAAATGATAATTTAA